A genome region from Penicillium psychrofluorescens genome assembly, chromosome: 3 includes the following:
- a CDS encoding uncharacterized protein (ID:PFLUO_004468-T1.cds;~source:funannotate): MGSPPDDKVAFDADHEASPESSKPICTDVFRISRAEPWAINTGNWCLFSTEPKLCFQINQGSSWKEGTMFPIYNIWSPAYFGISLPQPNSKSYKLSCNDLIVTSYEDDTASLKARDTGSIPFETENVVGGIDVDYPGFLSCKCCIRYRGWITLANSERWRFDEINQSYYQFQRVQERMHDRDFPKVCRKTLLWECFSDWKSRYGEAPADVPFTMDQDTRLCRINPDCHRKRHWDSSELVAPVIAIMNRQGLVFVNGLKEANDIETANLRELVLLTGLLTGLTIAKFERPALEK, encoded by the exons ATGGGTAGTCCTCCGGATGATAAGGTCGCCTTTGA TGCTGATCATGAAGCTTCCCCAGAGTCATCAAAACCCATTTGCACGGATGTGTTCCGAATTAGTCGCGCTGAACCCTGGGCTATCAACACAGGCAACTGGTGCCTATTCTCGACCGAGCCCAAGCTGTGCTTCCAAATAAACCAAGGTTCCTCCTGGAAGGAAGGCACTATGTTCCCGATATATAACATTTGGAGTCCCGCATACTTTGGAATCTCGCTACCACAGCCAAACTCGAAGTCGTATAAGCTGAGCTGCAACGACCTTATTGTGACTAGCTACGAAGACGATACAGCATCCCTAAAGGCCAGAGATACTGGGTCAATTCCATTCGAAACAGAGAACGTCGTCGGTGGTATTGACGTTGACTACCCCGGGTTCCTAAGTTGCAAGTGTTGCATCCGATATCGAGGGTGGATAACCCTGGCCAACAGCGAACGCTGGCGATTTGACGAAATCAACCAGTCATATTACCAGTTCCAGCGCGTGCAAGAGCGCATGCACGATCGAGATTTCCCAAAGGTGTGCCGTAAGACGCTCCTATGGGAGTGTTTTAGCGACTGGAAGTCGAGATATGGAGAAGCCCCGGCGGATGTGCCGTTCACTATGGACCAGGACACGCGTCTCTGCCGAATCAACCCGGACTGTCACAGGAAACGGCACTGGGACTCTTCTGAGCTTGTAGCTCCCGTCATTGCTATTATGAATCGACAAGGCCTTGTCTTTGTCAATGGGTTGAAGGAGGCGAATGACATTGAGACTGCTAATCTTCGAGAATTGGTTCTGCTGACAGGACTGCTGACAGGACTCACGATTGCGAAATTTGAACGCCCTGCATTAGAAAAATGA
- a CDS encoding uncharacterized protein (ID:PFLUO_004469-T1.cds;~source:funannotate) produces MSDPLSRYDAYFKENKFLFVVFYRGHWCPFCISYLKTLQSISLPISVAGGKVLAITAEPEQHLPEMVKASGYTGEVIADPRNKIAAELKQRGNLDVAISSKSGYEHGMAQPAVLVMKNDGTVLFDWAIVPGLMNLGGAKDRPDLNQVWDNVQARLNGQPPVHERYTLQSFMKVMSQKIFG; encoded by the exons ATGTCAGACCCTCTTTCACGATATGACGCATATTTCAAGGAAAATAAGTTCCTGTTCGTCGTTT TCTACCGCGGCCACTGGTGTCCTTTCTGTATCTCTTATTTGAAAACCCTGCAATCAATTTCCCTTCCAATCAGTGTCGCGGGGGGCAAAGTCCTCGCTATTACCGCAGAGCCCGAGCAACACCTTCCAGAGATGGTCAAAGCTTCAGGCTACACTGGCGAAGTAATCGCGGATCCGAGGAACAAGATCGCAGCGGAGCTGAAACAACGGGGAAATCTCGATGTTGCTATCTCGTCGAAGTCAGGATACGAACACGGCATGGCACAGCCGGCCGTTCTAGTAATGAAGAATGATGGGACAGTGCTGTTCGATTGGGCCATTGTGCCTGGGTTGATGAATCTTGGTGGCGCTAAGGACCGCCCGGATCTTAATCAGGTCTGGGACAATGTTCAGGCGCGGTTGAATGGACAGCCGCCTGTGCATGAAAGATACACCTTGCAGTCGTTTATGAAGGTTATGTCGCAGAAGATTTTTGGTTGA
- a CDS encoding uncharacterized protein (ID:PFLUO_004470-T1.cds;~source:funannotate) translates to MSLNTELAAMRDKFYTNAPQSITDPIKESLESLKAAYNPGTAIQVGAALPDFTLTDALGRAVSSKSLLANGPILITFYRGEWCPFCNMQLASFQKHLAEFEAKGVSLVAVTPELPNETLSTTEKQGLKFTVLSDVGNQYARKLGIVWKMPETLRPVFKTLRHDLVKTNGDDSFELPIPASLLVDGKGVVRKTFVDPDYTKRLEPETALGWIDTL, encoded by the exons ATGAGCCTCAATACCGAACTCGCCGCAATGCGCGACAAATTCTACACCAACGCGCCACAGTCTATCACTGATCCCATCAAGGAATCACTTGAGAGCCTGAAGGCCGCGTATAATCCAG GAACCGCCATCCAAGTTGGTGCTGCCCTCCCGGACTTCACCTTGACGGACGCCCTTGGCAGGGCTGTTTCCAGCAAGTCTCTCCTCGCCAATGgccccatcctcatcacctTCTACCGTGGCGAGTGGTGCCCCTTCTGCAACATGCAGCTCGCATCTTTCCAGAAGCACCTGGCTGAATTCGAAGCCAAAGGCGTTTCCCTCGTGGCCGTTACGCCCGAGCTACCCAACGAGACACTATCCACGACAGAGAAGCAAGGCCTTAAGTTCACTGTGCTCTCTGATGTAGGCAATCAGTACGCACGGAAGCTAGGTATTGTGTGGAAGATGCCTGAAACCTTGAGGCCGGTCTTTAAGACTCTGCGACACGATCTTGTTAAGACCAATGGCGATGATTCTTTCGAGTTGCCTATACCAGCGTCGTTATTGGTGGATGGAAAAGGTGTGGTGCGAAAGACTTTTGTGGATCCGGATTATACCAAGAGACTTGAACCTGAGACAGCTCTGGGGTGGATAGATACTCTGTAA
- a CDS encoding uncharacterized protein (ID:PFLUO_004471-T1.cds;~source:funannotate): MTPSKRMRLGTKSCAECRRRKVRCIFRPDQSACEACLAHEADCVAQQAGDHEALSDEVDTLKRRLRDLEAIFRKLPPNATLSPRSDFAGDDASVVRERDAGGNLSSTTTLAHSPATTPSTVGGWPVPATKRGGVELSSTEPAVEDSPLMLLFKGASLLDTESAPVSTAPPPLPVSAGSEVRQHRDRLASLLPSTHDLDTILEDTEKYWPIWPPYYYGEPGATDILGPGMRQLARQLIFTVIAGSVEPGLIARSALWIALCVQQTSRSILSIVSLAYPQYDLVDAYIRIAKSLLELDRERGGTIDGIESMLMLYKLSINIGRSQTAWYWCRQAITTAVSLGLPRKVDALDIRAAHAWSTAWQTERFMALMLGLPTSVSANHPGTSSNSSSAPLMSRIMWSLARSCGKAIDRDQAPDAAASYATTVEIDQDMEEAYRLFPDEHWLPLAPDMSLSDCWNQQASKLIFFTMLKLVHIPYMLKSAGETKFLHSWDRAMEAARGAATAYTEFRTWPGTGAALCELMDFQGFSGAMVLIVGHLISPARATTLAKEQDWTLVRDVSLCLRRTVAIMDCAVAAQAVRILDLIDAARHGAYVADEDYAVAIPYFGRIRINKKKVSAGNKNGSDNSLTSSRLGLSPVLPVDSLSTLTDTYFNTVEFSTNFFTHEYPSKLDSEMELCSNWADPALFCPEIDWAQTFDCGPFYPLDS, translated from the coding sequence ATGACGCCCTCAAAGCGCATGAGGCTCGGCACCAAAAGCTGCGCAGAgtgccgccgaagaaaagtCCGCTGCATCTTCCGGCCGGACCAAAGCGCCTGCGAGGCATGTCTGGCTCATGAGGCCGACTGCGTCGCTCAGCAGGCTGGAGACCACGAAGCGCTCAGCGACGAGGTTGACACTCTGAAGCGGCGCTTGCGGGACCTCGAGGCCATTTTCCGCAAGCTTCCTCCGAATGCGACGCTGTCGCCCCGCTCCGACTTTGCTGGAGACGATGCGTCTGTCGTGCGTGAACGAGATGCTGGAGGCAACCTGTCTTCCACCACGACACTGGCGCACTCACCGGCGACGACGCCATCTACCGTGGGCGGGTGGCCAGTGCCAGCAACAAAACGTGGCGGAGTCGAGCTGTCGTCAACGGAGCCGGCCGTCGAAGACTCGCCATTGATGCTCCTATTCAAGGGCGCCTCTCTACTGGATACAGAGAGTGCGCCCGTATCTacggcaccaccgccgttgCCCGTCTCAGCTGGATCTGAGGTGCGTCAACACCGAGATCGTCTCGCCTCGCTACTTCCGTCGACGCACGACCTTGACACCATACTAGAAGACACAGAGAAGTACTGGCCCATATGGCCGCCATACTACTATGGAGAGCCCGGTGCAACCGACATCCTGGGGCCCGGAATGAGACAGCTGGCACGACAGCTCATCTTCACAGTGATCGCCGGCTCCGTAGAGCCAGGACTAATAGCAAGATCGGCTCTGTGGATAGCGCTTTGCGTGCAGCAGACGTCTAGAAGCATCTTGTCCATTGTGAGCCTTGCATACCCGCAGTACGACCTGGTCGACGCATACATAAGAATAGCAaagtcgctgctggagctggacagGGAGCGCGGCGGGACTATCGATGGCATCGAGAGCATGCTCATGCTGTACAAGCTGTCCATCAATATTGGGCGGTCACAAACCGCGTGGTACTGGTGTCGACAAGCCATCACCACGGCCGTGAGCTTAGGCCTCCCCCGCAAGGTGGACGCGCTGGACATACGCGCGGCGCATGCGTGGTCCACGGCATGGCAGACGGAGCGCttcatggccttgatgcTTGGGCTGCCGACGTCCGTCTCAGCAAACCACCCGGGAACCTCGTCTAACTCGTCTTCCGCCCCGTTGATGAGCCGCATCATGTGGTCGCTGGCACGTAGCTGCGGGAAGGCCATCGACCGCGACCAGGCGCCCGACGCTGCAGCTAGCTATGCGACGACcgtcgagatcgaccagGACATGGAAGAGGCATACCGCCTCTTCCCAGACGAGCACTGGCTGCCTCTAGCGCCGGACATGTCGCTCTCCGACTGCTGGAACCAGCAAGCCAGCaagctcatcttcttcacgATGCTCAAGCTCGTGCACATCCCGTACATGCTCAAGTCGGCGGGCGAAACCAAGTTCCTGCACAGCTGGGATCGCGCCATGGAGGCCGCCCGCGGCGCGGCGACGGCATACACCGAATTTAGGACGTGGCCCGGCACCGGCGCGGCCCTATGCGAGCTAATGGATTTTCAGGGCTTTAGCGGGGCGATGGTCCTCATCGTAGGGCACTTGATATCCCCTGCGAGGGCTACAACACTCGCCAAAGAGCAGGACTGGACGCTCGTACGAGATGTGTCTCTCTGCCTGCGGCGTACCGTCGCCATCATGGACTGTGCCGTCGCCGCACAGGCCGTCCGAATCCTCGATCTGATCGATGCGGCACGTCACGGCGCGTACGTTGCCGACGAGGACTACGCCGTAGCCATCCCTTACTTTGGGAGGATCCGcatcaacaagaagaaagtCTCGGCAGGCAACAAGAACGGTAGCGACAACAGCCTCACCAGCTCTCGTCTCGGTCTTAGTCCAGTGCTGCCCGTCGACTCGCTATCTACGCTCACAGACACGTACTTCAACACCGTCGAGTTTAGCACCAACTTCTTCACGCACGAGTACCCCTCCAAGCTCGATTCTGAGATGGAGCTCTGCTCCAACTGGGCGGACCCGGCACTGTTTTGCCCGGAAATCGACTGGGCCCAAACGTTTGACTGCGGCCCCTTTTACCCGCTGGACAGCTAG
- a CDS encoding uncharacterized protein (ID:PFLUO_004472-T1.cds;~source:funannotate) has protein sequence MAQDTQPKVCLDVAVDHRIIRLFKPVPNGLTERSAHVSCIRARGLSLKRPPSEIAVTAQLAGPALKGGIAIALQQPRDNHPFEDGLDAVIEDCETLWALEDIFDVVSCGSLDIRTDIAVVDLLPYVSEDIENIDETTLKESFRASTQIICDKKPYVLLCAGRAWQLPKFDSRKGPAFLFESIGVGKKFGNTSSLPFEVEIYRGKRGSVGIRTVNGFHPSYTMNRHPHVSLLRQLQVLIGAETCGILREDWEEEEWMGELRRRCQDISRELSGSPSQSPQSQSPGQSSSSCDYPKFLPDYQELYSATLDDLRECINPLIADPALAKKSSVELYEDLLNSDLSEMCNDATLILRQMLRLQDEGWPESVAWKNDAALKEAASDTIGFIEHLRKASKPGKDTQFAEIVRQGASCLRDSVTVGSGRRYEKKLDLETAGDAFLNIAMKIETLLMDLLLEKEKALHALGQEDILSSEMASMTLAPAVK, from the exons ATGGCCCAAGATACACAGCCCAAGGTTTGTCTGGATGTGGCAGTCGACCACCGGATCATACGCCTTTTCAAGCCTGTTCCTAATGGCCTGACAGAGCGTTCCGCTCATGTCTCCTGTATCAGGGCACGAGGGTTATCACTAAAGCGACCGCCCAGCGAGATTGCAGTTACTGCGCAGCTGGCAGGCCCAGCGTTGAAGGGCGGCATAGCTATTGCCCTGCAGCAGCCCCGGGACAATCACCCATTCGAGGATGGTCTCGATGCCGTGATTGAGGATTGCGAAACTCTTTGGGCTCTTGAAGACATATTCGATGTTGTCTCCTGTGGGTCTCTCGATATTCGGACCGACATCGCCGTCGTCGACCTGTTGCCCTACGTGTCTGAAGACATAGAAAACATTGACGAGACGACATTGAAGGAGTCATTCCGTGCGTCGACGCAAATTATTTGTGATAAAAAGCCCTATGTCTTACTCTGCGCGGGTAGGGCATGGCAGCTGCCGAAATTCGATAGCCGGAAGGGGCCTGCCTTCTTGTTTGAAAGCATCGGTGTTGGAAAAAAGTTTGGTAACACTTCCAGCTTGCCCTTCGAAGTGGAGATCTATCGTGGGAAGAGGGGATCTGTCGGCATCCGTACGGTAAATGGCTTCCACCCGAGCTATACGATGAATCGCCACCCGCATGTCAGTCTTTTGAGGCAGCTTCAGGTCTTGATAGGCGCTGAAACTTGTGGGATATTGAGagaagactgggaagaagaagagtggaTGGGTGAATTGAGGCGCCGTTGCCAGGATATCTCCAGAGAACTCTCTG GGTCACCGTCCCAATCTCCTCAATCACAGAGCCCAGGCCAAAGCTCAAGCAGTTGCGACTATCCTAAGTTTTTGCCAGACTACCAAGAGCTCTACTCTGCTACACTGGATGACCTACGCGAATGTATCAACCCTCTCATTGCGGATCCAGCACTGGCCAAGAAATCATCCGTAGAGCTCTACGAAGACCTGCTCAACAGCGATCTGAGCGAGATGTGTAACGATGCGACCCTCATCTTGCGCCAAATGCTTCGTCTCCAGGACGAAGGCTGGCCCGAATCTGTAGCCTGGAAGAATGACGCCGCCCTAAAGGAAGCTGCAAGTGATACGATTGGGTTCATCGAGCATCTGCGCAAAGCATCTAAGCCTGGCAAAGACACACAGTTTGCGGAGATCGTCCGGCAAGGAGCAAGCTGTCTCCGCGACAGCGTAACGGTTGGGAGTGGCAGGCGATATGAGAAAAAGCTGGACTTGGAAACAGCTGGCGACGCATTTCTCAACATCGCTATGAAGATCGAGACGCTGCTCATGGATCTTCTACtagaaaaagagaaggcACTCCATGCTTTGGGGCAGGAAGACATATTGTCGAGTGAGATGGCAAGCATGACCTTGGCACCGGCGGTCAAGTGA
- a CDS encoding uncharacterized protein (ID:PFLUO_004473-T1.cds;~source:funannotate), with product MSKNRTGLYMGLAVAGAGGYYLYRSGGNVEGAKKEMKIDVNKARDKVPSSDSVEKTGKDIGKSTGAAVDDAINKTRTTLDERIPEKTQEGINKAEELRRDARQKFHDGVDKMDRTVEQKAAETKGTVSGWFSSGNK from the exons ATGTCGAAAAACCGAACGGGTCTCTACATGGGTCTTGCGGTGGCGGGCGCAGGCGGGTACTATCTGTACCGCTCCGGAGGAAATGTCGAGGGTgcgaagaaggaaatgaaga TCGACGTGAACAAAGCGCGCGACAAGGTCcccagcagcgacagcgtCGAGAAAACAGGCAAGGATATCGGCAAGTCGACCGGTGCTGCTGTGGATGATGCT ATCAACAAAACTCGCACCACGCTGGACGAACGCATCCCCGAGAAGACGCAGGAGGGCATCAACAAGGCTGAAGAGCTCCGCAGGGATGCGCGCCAGAAGTTCCATGATGGCGTGGACAAGATGGATCGCACGGTGGAGCAGAAGGCAGCGGAAACGAAGGGGACGGTGTCCGGATGGTTTAGCTCGGGAAATAAATAG
- a CDS encoding uncharacterized protein (ID:PFLUO_004474-T1.cds;~source:funannotate) codes for MPRTARQSCLAQQQPAIQAFTRATKAGVSQLPTTKKPASFVSPSVSPSKKRKLQELENVESASPQQIAEENLTPSKTLKLNQLSVSSPRSGHYASPKRTPSRRARTSNANVQETTPSKQRTLNFEKIKEEPVIIPRPACFTEILDLHSCFVQALSLHAAHNGPKNPADLRQFLPSVTRIWRKRKVQQKDLQRLVWIWDQSTKSSHVSYRLANYGLGKICLEREVQAEEQPSALQESFEQTLDLLWEKAQEAFDGATDEDRASLFIETLSLSPVHESLIPFASFHKGQQRLQDLKGGIIRMKTEKLRAESEQSPSKTLAATTNRRQGLLDRIKNKQLHQSTLPPPPTKREVIRRAAADRVEEVAGILALLRPAGYVGTGIKAMLATQRKPFTLEMIVQHVRDSIRSPIASEEVVMCIEILAEAGVAGQWISIVPINEMRSVVLKSCSDVSAKDIGVKVAKLKAEWDAPCGQSALLAPV; via the coding sequence ATGCCGCGCACCGCCAGACAGAGCTgcctcgcccagcagcagcccgcCATCCAGGCCTTCACCAGAGCCACCAAAGCCGGCGTGTCGCAGCTGCCAACCACGAAAAAGCCCGCCTCCTTCGTCTCCCCGTCCGTCTCGCCTTCCAAAAAACGGAAACTCCAGGAATTGGAGAACGTGGAAAGCGCCAGCCCGCAACAGATTGCCGAGGAAAATCTGACGCCCTCCAAAACCCTCAAGCTTAATCAATTGTCCGTCTCCTCCCCACGCAGTGGACATTATGCGTCACCGAAACGAACCCCGAGTCGACGCGCTCGCACATCCAATGCCAATGTCCAAGAAACCACCCCGTCGAAACAACGGACCCTGAACTTCGAGAAAATCAAGGAGGAGCCCGTCATTATCCCGCGACCGGCGTGTTTTACCGAGATTCTGGATCTACACTCGTGCTTTGTCCAGGCTCTGTCGCTCCACGCAGCCCACAATGGCCCCAAGAACCCAGCGGATCTCAGACAGTTTCTTCCCAGTGTCACTCGCATCTGGAGGAAGCGCAAGGTGCAGCAGAAGGATCTGCAGCGGCTGGTCTGGATCTGGGACCAGAGCACCAAATCAAGTCACGTCTCGTACCGCCTGGCAAACTACGGCCTGGGCAAGATCTGTCTCGAGCGGGAGGTGCAGGCGGAGGAACAGCCCTCCGCGCTGCAGGAGTCGTTCGAGCAGACCCTGGATCTACTCTGGGAGAAGGCACAGGAGGCATTCGATGGGGCCACTGACGAAGACCGGGCGTCGCTATTCATTGAGACGCTGTCTCTGTCCCCCGTGCACGAGTCGCTCATCCCATTTGCCTCCTTCCACAAGGGCCAGCAGCGGTTGCAGGACCTGAAGGGTGGCATCATTCGCATGAAGACCGAGAAACTGCGCGCCGAGTCCGAGCAGTCCCCATCCAAGACACTGGCCGCCACGACAAACCGCCGACAAGGCCTCCTGGATCGCATCAAGAACAAACAGCTACACCAGTCGACGCTGCCCCCGCCCCCCACCAAACGCGAGGTCATCCGCCGCGCCGCAGCCGACcgcgtcgaggaggtcgccGGCATCTTGGCCCTGCTGCGTCCGGCGGGTTACGTGGGCACGGGGATCAAAGCCATGCTGGCAACGCAGCGAAAGCCGTTCACGCTTGAGATGATCGTGCAGCATGTGCGGGACTCGATCCGCAGCCCGATTGCctcggaggaggtggtgatgTGTATTGAGatcctggccgaggccggTGTGGCGGGTCAGTGGATTAGCATCGTGCCCATCAACGAGATGCGctcggtggtgttgaagTCGTGCAGTGATGTCTCTGCTAAGGATATCGGGGTGAAGGTAGCCAAGCTCAAGGCCGAGTGGGATGCGCCGTGTGGGCAGAGTGCTCTGCTCGCACCTGTTTGA